AAGCTAGACCCGAGGTGGTGAGCAAACAGACTGAGACACCAGTAGAGAAAAAGAGTGAAGAGAAAAAAGGCCAGAGTAGTGGGGTGCAAAAAGAGATTAAAGAAAGTAGACATATGGCAGCTCTACCATTCCCTCAAAATATGAGGCGGGAGAAACTTGACAAATATTTTACGCGATTCTTGGAGATGCTTAAGCAACTTTATGTGAACATTCCCTTCACAGAGGTACTCACTCAAATGCCTGcttatgcaaagttcttgaagGAAATCTTGTCTAGCAAGAGAAAATTAGAGGAAACAACATTGGTCAAGCTAAATGCCCACTGCAGTGCCATATTACAAAATAAAATTCCCCCAAAGTGTGGGGGGGCCCAGGAAGCTTCACCATACTATGCTCGTTGGGAGTGAAAACTTCGACAAGGCCCTCTATGATTCTGGGGCGTCTATAAATCTAATGCCTTTGTCTGTATTCAGGAAACTGGAAGATGAGCTTGGAGTCATCAAATTAATACCAGTATCCCTACAACTGGCTGACCAAACCACCATTCTACCTGAGGGAATTATTGAATATATTCTAGTACGGGTGGACACGTATTTGTTCCCCGTAGACTTTATTGTGGTGGATATGGAGGTGAACAAAGAGGTGCCTTTAGTTCTAGGGAGGCCATTTTTATGTACAGGTAGAGCTATCCTTGATATTTGTGAGGGGCAGCTAATGCTCAGAGTGGGCAATAAAAAAGTGGTGTTCCAGatgaagaggatgatgaaataCCCCAGTGATAAGGTGTCCGCCTACTCGTGTTTCAAGCTTGATGTTGTTGGGGAATTGGCTGAAAAATACAAGTTTGACAAGATTGTGGGGATACTCTAGAGAGGTGTATTACTTAGTCTAGAACAGTGGAGGATGAAGATCCAGAAATAAAGAAAGAGGCTGAAGCTCTTGAAACTGAGGATCAAGTGCTTGATGAGGAGGAACTAAAAGAGGAGGCTTCTAAGCCTAATGTGAAATTAAAAGTCCTCCCCACTCACTTAAAATATGCTTTTCTTGAAACTAATAATTTTCCTAtgattatttctgctgacttGACAGGTACATAGGAGAAAAAACTGGTGGAGCTACTGAAAAAGCATAAGAAGGCCATTGGCTGGGGGCATAATTGATATTCAAGGAATCAGTCCAACcatctgcatgcacaaaattctGTTGGAAGAAAATAGCAAGCCAGTGGTGCAGCCCCAACGCAAGTTGAACAAAACTTTGGAAGAGGTAGTGCAGAAGGAGATCATCAAATTGCTAGATGCGGGAGTGATtttccccatctctgatagccaGTGGGTAAGTCCAGTGCAAGTTGTACCTAAGAAGGGAAGCATGACAGTGGTGAAAAATGAAGACAATGAGTTGATCACCACAAGAACAGTCACCGGgtggagaatgtgcattgattatagacggCTGAGtgatgcaacaaggaaagaccacttcccactcacttttattgatcaaatgctcgaGAAAGTGTCTGGACATGGATGCAACTGCTTCTTGGATGGGTAATCAGGCTACAATCAGATACCCATTGCCCCTGAAGATGttgagaagaccacattcacttgccCGTCAGGTATTTTTTCTTACATGaggatgtcatttgggttgtgtaatgcacctaTCTTTTTTCAGAGGTGCATGCTGTCTATATTCTCTGATTTAAATGGGAAGTGTCTAGAGATGTTCATGTATGATTTCACCCTCTTTGGTGATGAATTTGAGGATTTCTTGATGAATTTGAAGCTCGTGCTTAAACATTGTAAAGCCGCTCACTTGGTTCTTaactgggagaagtgtcacttcatggtgAAGGAGGGAATTTTCCTATGCCACAAATTAACTACACATGGACTTAAAGTTGACAGAGCTAAGGTTGATGTAAAATCTAGGCTCCCTCCACCAACTTTTGTGAAGAGCATAAGAAGTTTCTTGGGACATGCTGGGTTCTATAGGAGGTTCATCAAAACATTTTCCAGCATTACCAAGCCGTTGACCGCATTGCTAGCAAAAGATATCAAGTTTGTTTTCAATATGGAGTGCTTAAGAGCATTCGAATTGATAAAGGAAAAGCTTGTGAGTGCTCCTATTATGGTGACACCAGATTGGAGCCAACCATTTGAGATAAtttgtgatgctagtgatgtagttGTGGGAGCAGTTCTGgggcaaagaaaagataaaatgtTTAGGCCCATCTACTATGCAAGCAGGACGCTGAATGATGATCAAGTGAGCTATGCCACTACTGAGAAAGAGTTCTTTGCTGTGGTCTTTACTTTTGACAAGTTTAGATCATACCTTGTGGGGAGTAAAGTGATTGTACACACTGATCACTCAGCCTTGAAATACCTGTTAAGTAAGAAAAAGTCCTAGCCGTGTCTGATGTGGTGGGTATTATTGCTCCAAGAGTTTTACTTGGAGATTAAAGATAAGAAGGGCACAGAAAATCAAGTCGTAGATCATCTATCTCAACTTGAGAAACCTCCGATTGAAACAGTTGAAATAAGGGAAGAGTTCCCTGATGAGAAAATTTTCTCCATAGCTGCAGTCTCCGAAAGGCCGCCTTGGTATGCTGATGTAGCCAACTATTTGGCTAGTGGATGGTTGCCTCGTGACCTCACTTGTGATCAAAGACGAAAgcttcaaggtgaggtaaaaagttatttttggaaTGACCCTTTCTTGTTTAAACTGTGTGCAGATGGTGTGATTGAAAGATGTGTGCCTGAAGGAGAGATGGCAAGCGTTATGTCTCATTGCCATGATGAAGCAGCTAGAGGACACTATGGTGGAAATTGCACTACAACAAAGGTCATGGAAGCAAGTTTCTTTTGGCCTACTTTATACAAAGATGCAAGAGCGTATGTAGCTGCATG
The sequence above is drawn from the Nicotiana tabacum cultivar K326 chromosome 13, ASM71507v2, whole genome shotgun sequence genome and encodes:
- the LOC142168208 gene encoding uncharacterized protein LOC142168208 yields the protein MEDLMKAFINKTDETFETQGTTIRNLERQMGQITNLLSERPPGTLPSDTEKNPKEIIKVVSLRSGKTLADPVVKARPEVVSKQTETPVEKKSEEKKGQSSGVQKEIKESRHMAALPFPQNMRREKLDKYFTRFLEMLKQLYVNIPFTEVLTQMPAYAKFLKEILSSKRKLEETTLVKLNAHCSAILQNKIPPKKLEDELGVIKLIPVSLQLADQTTILPEGIIEYILVRVDTYLFPVDFIVVDMEVNKEVPLVLGRPFLCTGRAILDICEGQLMLRVGNKKVVFQMKRMMKYPSDKVSAYSCFKLDVVGELAEKYKTVEDEDPEIKKEAEALETEDQVLDEEELKEEASKPNVKLKVLPTHLKYAFLETNNFPMIISADLTGYNQIPIAPEDVEKTTFTCPSEMFMYDFTLFGDEFEDFLMNLKLVLKHCKAAHLVLNWEKCHFMVKEGIFLCHKLTTHGLKVDRAKVDVKSRLPPPTFVKSIRSFLGHAGFYRRFIKTFSSITKPLTALLAKDIKFVFNMECLRAFELIKEKLVSAPIMVTPDWSQPFEIICDASDVVVGAVLGQRKDKMFRPIYYASRTLNDDQVSYATTEKEFFAVVFTFDKFRSYLVGSKVIVHTDHSALKYLLSKKKS